The DNA segment TTTTCATTCTCTTTTACTTGTTTTTTAGCCTCTAGGTTGGCTAAAATTTTAGCTGCTTCAATTTGCTTAATTAATGGTGGACGTACTGTCTCTTTCCAAAACGGATAATTTTCAGAATTTCCCCAAAACCCTGTGCTTAGCCAACTTTGTAACTCATTTTTAGCAAAGAAAAATAAGACTCCTCCTGCTATAATCGCAATAATAGCGGCTATAGTTAAAAGAGGGTTTATTGCCAATGTTACACCTAAAATAGAAGCGATTCCTTTGGCAACAAGCGGTGCAAAAGTCGTTACCGCCCCTGATATCATAATCATTCGATAGCTCCATAAAGCTATTTTATCATCATGCCTTATCGCTGCTTCAATGCCTCCATAAGCAATAATCATACCCGCTACGCCTGCAATAATATTTAACCCAAGAACACCAAAAGCGACCTTATTCGCCCCCACTGTTCGTAAACTTAATTTTCCGGCTCCTTTTGGTGGAACTATCTTATCCGGCATCTCTGGTATCCCCAAACTCTTTGCCCACGCCTTACCTGACGCCACACCCCAAGTCGCCAACGTAATATCTGTTATTGCCGCCGTTTTTAACAACACCCTATTTGTTGCTAAATACTCCACCCCACTGTGTGACAATTTACGTTGTATCGCATCATCTGAACTTAATGATAACAATCCCGTAAAAATACCCATTACCCCTACTGCTCCATGAAAATGTTGAGCCTTCAATTGGCTTATCTTTTCTGCCGCCTGAATCTTCATTTTCCCTGCTTTTATCTTCGGCTTTAATAACTTTTTCAACTGGCGTAAATACGGTCTTCTTTCTCGGCGATCTATTCTTTTTCGCAACATCTCTGCCTTGGTTTCTGATAAAATCTCTTCTATCATTGCAGAAAAAAACTCATCTGGTGTTTTATCTAAACCTTCTAAATTATAAATACGAGATAGTTTTTCACTCGATAATGCAACCTTAGTATTGTCTAAATCTAGTATCCATTGTTTAACTAATGCCCGACCACTCGTATAAAAAAGCTTCTCCATTCCCCAATAAAATGGGGCTAACAATTTACTGCTTATTCGCCTATCTTTATGAATCAGACTAACAATACTATCCACTTTATCTAACATTGATGATAAAAAAACACCCCATTCACTTAAATCAAAGGCGTTATCTTTCTTTTGAAGTGTCGCGCCCAACACCGAATTAATCACCTTCTCTCCCTCTGGAGAGCATTCTAATGAGTAACAAACATCGCCCACTGTAGACAATAAACAACCACTTCCAAGTATCGCACCATTATCCGTCTTCGCCTGCTTTACTCCCTTTCCCAAAGCCTCTATATAACCCGAAAAAGACGGTCTTTTCGCTAACGTCGCTATCATCGCCACTATCTCTTTAGTGGGTTTCTCATAATCCTCTATCCCTTTCTTTGCAATTTTTTTATATTCATCTTCAAAATCAACTATAAGTTGCTTTTTATACATATCTTGTTCAAATAACGTCTTTTCCTTACCCTCATAAGTCGTCCCTCTCAACTTATGCATTAACTTAGGGTGGATTATATCCCCTATTGTCAAAGGATAAGCATATTCAGCAAAATACTGCTTCTGCCTTTCCGATAAAATTATATGACACTGTTGTAATTCCTGTATCTCTCCTAAGGTGTCTCTTAATGCAACGATTAACCCTTTTTCTCCATCTAACGTCTTTATCGGCATTTCCGCATTCACAACACAAGTATGCCACGCCTCACTCAACACTAATAAATTTTCTTTACTGCTATACTCCAACACAAACTCATCAATCTTTTCCAATGGGGCTGAATATGTCGTTATTTTATCCCTCTCATCTGTATTTACTGATACCATCAATTTTTGACGTAATTTATCATCACTCTCTAAACTATCAAATAACTGTGGCGGCCAGGCATAATCACTATACGCAATATCAATAAACTTAACATCTGGATCGACAAAGACCGTATCATATCCCTTTAACTCCGCTCTATCCCAATTCCCTTCTGCCCCCTCTTCTTTCCAATTATAAAGAAAAAATGTGGGCTTACCCGAATAATTTTTCATCTCTATCTTAGTAGAATGAAAAACGCCATTCGCATCATTATGATTTGTCAAATAGCGAAATACCATCCATTTACCCTTACAGTCCGTTGATGACTCTCTATGTTGAGTATGAGCATAAATATAGATAAAACCTTGACGGATTTGTTGTAATTGGTGCACGTCAGTACGACTCATTCCACTTGGCTCAGGAATATTACCTATAACTGGGTGTTGATAAGAAGCTTGCCCTCCTTTTACTTTATCAATATAATCTTTCGTTAAACCATAGCGAACAGGATAAATTGGTATCTTTGGTACTCCACATTGACGCTCTGACCAATCTACATTATCCAATGAAAAATCTTTTGCTATCTTTTGATAATCTTCAAAACTAAAATCTGATAGAGACTTTTTTGTCATAATTTACTCCTTATGATGGGTAATATCACTAAGTAACAATTCCGTTAAATTAGCGTCTTCATAGCCTGTTCTTTCTTGATATTCATTCCATAATGTTAAATAATCTAACCCAGAATTATGAGCAACTAACCTACCCATTAAATATCCCACATAACCTCGCTTTGATGTCACCAATTGATTTTTATAGGCTTCATCTAGCCATTTATTCATTTGTTGGCTATCAACATTATGTAAATTAGCAGATACAGTAGCAATAATACGCTGTTTTTGTTTTTCCCAACTCAACTGCTTAAATACTCTTTTCTCAAATTCACCCAACTCAATTTTTGCTCGCTTTGTATTTTCAGGTAAAGCGTTGAGGGTAAATGTATGAAAAGTATTTTCCACTCTAGCACCATAAGCGTCAATAATGGCCTCACCGTCTTTAACACCAAATAATGTTGCCAATCGCTCGGGGTGATTGGATAATTGCTGTATGTAGGACGAAAATACCGCAGGGTCATAATAACGAAAATAATACCATTTATTTTCTCCCTCATCATTTTTACTCTGTAAATGCGTAAATTTTCGCATATGGCTGTAAACCGTATCAAAATCGTGATAACTGCGAATAAAAACATTCGGATTTAAATCCCATAAACCAAATATTTCACTTTCGTGACGGCTAAATAGTTTTTTGATAAAGTCTCGGCTTCCATTACAACCCGGTTCTATTTGAACAAAGTAAGGTGAGGCTTCTTCCACTTTTTCATAAGTCTCACCTGTATATAAACAACGAGTCGGCATATCATCAATAAACAGCGTGGGAAAGAAAAATGACTTCACACCCTCTATCACTAAATAATAATTAGGGTATTGAGTATTTTCATCAAAATGAGGTTTAATTGATTTTTCTTCATCGGCATAATCTTCATACCAATCCATCAATTGGAAAAAACTGTCTTTTAAAGCTGGTGGAATAATATTGGGGAAATGTGTTCCCCACTGTTCAGGCAAAACATTCACCGTGTCTGATTGAGTAATAAGATAAGATTGAGAGGTAATAGATTCAACGGCTGATAATTCCTCTTGATAAACAAAAATAAAAGGGTTATCTATTGATAGATTTTTTACAAACTGAGTAATATTTTCATCTATACTATATCGTTGTATCCAAATTCGTAATGGAAGTGGTGCTAACTTGTGCGTTTCATTCACCTTTAATGATGAACAATACTCTTTTACTCGAGCATTAAACTCTTCACGATTAATAGCATAACCTAAAGCGAAACCTTGTTGGTTTGTAGAAAGACAGTAATGTCCTATCCAAATTTCTGGTGTGTTTGTTAGGGTGTTCATAATTGCTTCCTGTAACAGTGGTCAGTCAGATATATTGGCATTATTTTTGTCTTTTACATTATAATTGTCAATTAATTTCAGTAAACTTTTACCTATTGATTTTAAAAAATTAATAATTATTATGTAAATACCATCTTGCTCCCCAAACCATCACATACATTTATATTCGTCAAGGTATGTCTTGAGACTACTTTTTTCTTAATAATATCTAAGTTAATTAAAGTATGGGCTTATCCTGATAATATATAAGACTTATACATAACAAGCGGTAACTTGTTATTATAATTTTACTTAAGGCAAGCAATTATACTCCAATAATCCTGCCATAAAATAAATTCCTTAAAATTGTTGTTTAGTATAAATTCGACTATTTATTTGCATATAGGGTTTAAATTTATACATATTGCTGATGTTTTTTATTTGCTCAAATGCTTGCTGTGGTTCAAGTCCTTTTTCTTTATATAAATAATAAAGTAGAAAAATGATGGTTCGAGATAACCCAAACTTACAATGGATAAATAGTTTTTTATTTTGGTTTTCTTGAATATATTGATAAATTTCATCTAACTTTTGTGGATCTTGAATGGTCATATCCATTAAATCAACAGTAAAATTTGTTTTGTAATAAGTATTAAACTTTAAATCACTTGCAAGATTTATAAAAATATCGACTCCCCTATTTTTTAGTTCGTTATATTCTGTTTTACTCGGCATTCGTCCAAAATATATATTTTCATCTAGTTGGTTATATAAAGGTAATTTATTTTTAAAATAAACCCAAGATAAATGATTTGCGAAAAAATAAGGAAGCAAAATAGGGTAAAACACTTTTTTACTCATTATTTCACTTGTATTAAAACAATATGCCAAACTTAAAACTAACATACTGACAAATAAATAGATAAACAAAAATGACCATATATTTGATAAATAAAAAGCGATAAGTACAAAAATAAGGGCGAGTATAAGGTAATATATCCCCATTTTTAAACTTCTCGGAGTGGTGAATTTTTGAGTAAAGTAGGTTTGTTTAGAATAAGGTATTAAAAATATCGTAACCAGTGCTAAAGCTGCCCCTGTCGGTATATCCATAAAATGATGTTGATACACAAATAGTGTCGACAAACATATCAAACAAATCCATATCAGCATAACCATCTTGATAAAATTGCTTTTTATCGTTTGTCTAAAAGAATCAAATAAAACAATAGCTAAACTAATATGTAAAGACGGCATCTGATTATAGGATAAGTCAGCCTGTAAAATATCAAATAAAAACTTAAATGATACATCTTGCGGTTTTTCAAAAGAGAAACTAAAAGGAAGAAAGACAAAAAATAGTACCGAAACTAAAATTAACATCGTAATTCTAGTGGTCAGCACCCTTAACTTAAATCTACTTTGAGGGAGTAGTAAAGCAAGGGCGAAGAGCAAATCACTCGACATATAAGGAAAAATAAAAATATCAATAAAAGGTATTTTTCTTTCCCATTCAAACGCCAAACTCTGATGTGGTGCGGTAATATGAGCTAATTGATTTGCACTTCCATATAATAAAAAGAAAAAAATGCCCAAATATATAAGCCAGACCGTTCTTTCTTTTAAGGTTGCTGAGGCTGTTAATCTATGGTCAAACGCATACATTATACTTTTTTCGCCCTTGTAACCGTAAAGATACCGTCATTATCAATTAACATCTCTTGTACTTCAAAACCTGCATTTTCGAAAAGTTTATTTATTTCATATTCACTTCTTAATCGCATCGTCCATTTTTGTTTTTGATGATTCATCAACACATTTGAGATTTCAGATAGTTGTGGATGATAAGGCTGATTTGTGAAGATCAACGTATCCCCTTTTTGTAAAATAGCACTGACGCCGTCTATTGCATTTTGGATCGTGTCATTTTCATTAAATAACTCAAAAACACCTGAAATTACAACAATATTGGGTTTAAATTCCATATTTTCATAACTTTTTTTATCAAAAGCGTCAGCTTGCTCATAAGAGATATTTGTTAGATTATATTCTTTAACGTACTCTCTGCCTTTTTCTATATTTTGCGCTTGATAATCTCTTACTAAAATATCTACATCTTCATATTTTTTAGCCATTTGGATTAAGTATTTAGCAGGACCACCTGCTATATCCAAGATATTTACTTTTACATTTTCTTGTTTAAGATTTTCAATAGCATATTCAAGCATATTTTCTAAATTTACTTTTCTTTGTCGAATCCCTCTCCAGCCAATAGCACTCAGGTATGTTTTATCCATAAACTTACCAAAAAAGTTTGTTCCATTTGCTTTATTTTGATAGATATAATCTAGGGTAACACCTGAATCAAAACCATATTTTTTACCAATAGTAATACCATTACTCAAATGCCCGAACTGGTTGATAAAAAAGCGTTGAATAGCAAATCTAACTTTATCCAGAATACATAAGCTTCCGTAGGCAACCTTATTTTTTTCTATTTCTCTTATATCTATCAGTTTTTCAAGATAATTTATCTCTTCTGTTAAAGAGAAAGATTGCTCCATAAAATCACTGATTTCTTTGAGTGCAATATCTCTTTCGGTTTCATATAAAACGCCGTGATAAAAATTATCTAATCGCACAAACTTCTTACATTTAGAAGATAAATTTGCATAAAAATCCCCTTGCATAGCATTTGAAACCACATAATCTTTTTCAGCACTTAACACCAATGTTGGTACTGTGATCATACTGGCATCTTTAACAACTCGTTCTGCGGTATTAAGTAAAGTCACTAATTGACTTGCAGGAATATCTGGACTGATTAGAGGATCATTATCATATTTTTGTTGTTCTTTTATATCGTGAGTTAACACTTTTGATTTCACATAGGATTTTATATGTAATTTAGGTTTTACTTTTAACGCTAAAGCTAACCCTTGTTTTGCAAAAGGTACATAAAGTTTTATTTTAAAGGCAGGTGCCACTAAAGCAACGCCCGCAATATTTAATCCATAATCGTGTAACCACGTGGAAGTCACCACACCTGAGACTGAATTTGCGATAATAAATATATCCTTAAGCTCTACCTTTGCATCCTCTTTTACGAATTTAATAAATAAATCTAAATCTCTCACTAGATCCATAAACTCATAGCAAGGCTCACCTTTTTCTGCACCGTGTCCTCTATAATCATAAGAATATTTTTTATAAGCACTAAAACTCTCATAATTTGCGATTTCATCTAATCGTTGAGAATGTTCGTGGCCTCGATGAAGAATAATGATAACTTTTTGATTATAATCACCTGTATTCTCCCACTTCCTTGCCAGTAATTCTCTATTGTTATATCCATAAAAATTCATTGTTGTTGACATAGTTGTCTCCTCATTTACATATTTTTACTTCTATTGTAAATAGTTAAAAGTAAAAGAATTATTGAAATACTTAATAATATATTGGCAATATAAAAAGCATCAAAAAAAGCAATTAAAACAGAGAGTAAACCTAACAAAAATGCTCTATCACTCTTGCCCATAGGTCCATTGTATCTTCTTTCCCCAATAATCGCCCAAGATAAAACGCCACTAAATTCACTTAAAATAGCTAATACGACAAAAATTACCACGAATACAGGATCTAAAATATAAACAAAAGGTAAGTAAAGAAAGCTATCAGAGATAACATCACCCAATTCATTAAGTACTGCCCCAAACTTTGTTTTTTGATTAAACTCTTTCGCCAGTAACCCATCAATCGCATTTAATGCCATACGAACAAAAAGAATAACAGGAATAAGTAATAACAATTTTGTATTATCCACCGAAGCTAAAACACAAAGACCACCCAATGCAGATAGCAAAATAGCCATTATTGTTACTTGATTTGGAGAAATGCCCTTTTTATGCAAAATATTTACTAAAGGCATAAGAAGTTGTTGGAACTTCGGTTTTAAATCGTAAATTGTCATTGGTCTTTGATCCTATTTTTCTATTTTAGTGGCATTCTTTTTATCAACAGTCGTACTCCAAACTCTATATTTTACGCCATATCCTTTTGGAGAATAAACAACAAGCGGTAACTTACTGTTATAATTTTGCAAAAATCCTTGTGAAAGTACTTCGCCTTTTTTCGCTTTACTTTCAGGACAAGCCATCATTGTGCTTCTGATATTACCGTCTGTTTGCACTTGATAATAAGAATAACCCCATCCTTTAACATCTTTTTTCACAAAAGTGGCTGGTAACGAATGATAATTACAATCTAACACCATTTCTTTGGCTAAAAAGAGTTCCACTTTATAATTTTCTTCATTCTTTAATGGTTCAAGAGTTAGGGTATGTTGAATTTGATTTTTCTCTGCTTTAGGATACATACTAATATCTAAATTAGGTTGAGAAACACCGCAACCACTGATGCCTAAAACGATAAAT comes from the Pasteurella atlantica genome and includes:
- a CDS encoding toxin VasX, which gives rise to MTKKSLSDFSFEDYQKIAKDFSLDNVDWSERQCGVPKIPIYPVRYGLTKDYIDKVKGGQASYQHPVIGNIPEPSGMSRTDVHQLQQIRQGFIYIYAHTQHRESSTDCKGKWMVFRYLTNHNDANGVFHSTKIEMKNYSGKPTFFLYNWKEEGAEGNWDRAELKGYDTVFVDPDVKFIDIAYSDYAWPPQLFDSLESDDKLRQKLMVSVNTDERDKITTYSAPLEKIDEFVLEYSSKENLLVLSEAWHTCVVNAEMPIKTLDGEKGLIVALRDTLGEIQELQQCHIILSERQKQYFAEYAYPLTIGDIIHPKLMHKLRGTTYEGKEKTLFEQDMYKKQLIVDFEDEYKKIAKKGIEDYEKPTKEIVAMIATLAKRPSFSGYIEALGKGVKQAKTDNGAILGSGCLLSTVGDVCYSLECSPEGEKVINSVLGATLQKKDNAFDLSEWGVFLSSMLDKVDSIVSLIHKDRRISSKLLAPFYWGMEKLFYTSGRALVKQWILDLDNTKVALSSEKLSRIYNLEGLDKTPDEFFSAMIEEILSETKAEMLRKRIDRRERRPYLRQLKKLLKPKIKAGKMKIQAAEKISQLKAQHFHGAVGVMGIFTGLLSLSSDDAIQRKLSHSGVEYLATNRVLLKTAAITDITLATWGVASGKAWAKSLGIPEMPDKIVPPKGAGKLSLRTVGANKVAFGVLGLNIIAGVAGMIIAYGGIEAAIRHDDKIALWSYRMIMISGAVTTFAPLVAKGIASILGVTLAINPLLTIAAIIAIIAGGVLFFFAKNELQSWLSTGFWGNSENYPFWKETVRPPLIKQIEAAKILANLEAKKQVKENEKLINNAIATGELLLHKNTEEVLWLKYQRISEGFAEELYEYGILGGLQVSQLSTGARFVTIRCAEFSKTPPNTTNLIVKYSVIREGKLITNKLTWKAQLISQSFVVIDLKEEKITDKAIRIDATFTDKEDEEFEGYSETVEYKNALTKIARERGSGYWPIYGLREVKK
- a CDS encoding DUF4123 domain-containing protein → MNTLTNTPEIWIGHYCLSTNQQGFALGYAINREEFNARVKEYCSSLKVNETHKLAPLPLRIWIQRYSIDENITQFVKNLSIDNPFIFVYQEELSAVESITSQSYLITQSDTVNVLPEQWGTHFPNIIPPALKDSFFQLMDWYEDYADEEKSIKPHFDENTQYPNYYLVIEGVKSFFFPTLFIDDMPTRCLYTGETYEKVEEASPYFVQIEPGCNGSRDFIKKLFSRHESEIFGLWDLNPNVFIRSYHDFDTVYSHMRKFTHLQSKNDEGENKWYYFRYYDPAVFSSYIQQLSNHPERLATLFGVKDGEAIIDAYGARVENTFHTFTLNALPENTKRAKIELGEFEKRVFKQLSWEKQKQRIIATVSANLHNVDSQQMNKWLDEAYKNQLVTSKRGYVGYLMGRLVAHNSGLDYLTLWNEYQERTGYEDANLTELLLSDITHHKE
- a CDS encoding dual specificity protein phosphatase family protein, with product MYAFDHRLTASATLKERTVWLIYLGIFFFLLYGSANQLAHITAPHQSLAFEWERKIPFIDIFIFPYMSSDLLFALALLLPQSRFKLRVLTTRITMLILVSVLFFVFLPFSFSFEKPQDVSFKFLFDILQADLSYNQMPSLHISLAIVLFDSFRQTIKSNFIKMVMLIWICLICLSTLFVYQHHFMDIPTGAALALVTIFLIPYSKQTYFTQKFTTPRSLKMGIYYLILALIFVLIAFYLSNIWSFLFIYLFVSMLVLSLAYCFNTSEIMSKKVFYPILLPYFFANHLSWVYFKNKLPLYNQLDENIYFGRMPSKTEYNELKNRGVDIFINLASDLKFNTYYKTNFTVDLMDMTIQDPQKLDEIYQYIQENQNKKLFIHCKFGLSRTIIFLLYYLYKEKGLEPQQAFEQIKNISNMYKFKPYMQINSRIYTKQQF
- a CDS encoding bifunctional alpha/beta hydrolase/class I SAM-dependent methyltransferase; translation: MSTTMNFYGYNNRELLARKWENTGDYNQKVIIILHRGHEHSQRLDEIANYESFSAYKKYSYDYRGHGAEKGEPCYEFMDLVRDLDLFIKFVKEDAKVELKDIFIIANSVSGVVTSTWLHDYGLNIAGVALVAPAFKIKLYVPFAKQGLALALKVKPKLHIKSYVKSKVLTHDIKEQQKYDNDPLISPDIPASQLVTLLNTAERVVKDASMITVPTLVLSAEKDYVVSNAMQGDFYANLSSKCKKFVRLDNFYHGVLYETERDIALKEISDFMEQSFSLTEEINYLEKLIDIREIEKNKVAYGSLCILDKVRFAIQRFFINQFGHLSNGITIGKKYGFDSGVTLDYIYQNKANGTNFFGKFMDKTYLSAIGWRGIRQRKVNLENMLEYAIENLKQENVKVNILDIAGGPAKYLIQMAKKYEDVDILVRDYQAQNIEKGREYVKEYNLTNISYEQADAFDKKSYENMEFKPNIVVISGVFELFNENDTIQNAIDGVSAILQKGDTLIFTNQPYHPQLSEISNVLMNHQKQKWTMRLRSEYEINKLFENAGFEVQEMLIDNDGIFTVTRAKKV
- a CDS encoding CDP-alcohol phosphatidyltransferase family protein translates to MTIYDLKPKFQQLLMPLVNILHKKGISPNQVTIMAILLSALGGLCVLASVDNTKLLLLIPVILFVRMALNAIDGLLAKEFNQKTKFGAVLNELGDVISDSFLYLPFVYILDPVFVVIFVVLAILSEFSGVLSWAIIGERRYNGPMGKSDRAFLLGLLSVLIAFFDAFYIANILLSISIILLLLTIYNRSKNM
- a CDS encoding ecotin family protein — encoded protein: MKKIMAFIVLGISGCGVSQPNLDISMYPKAEKNQIQHTLTLEPLKNEENYKVELFLAKEMVLDCNYHSLPATFVKKDVKGWGYSYYQVQTDGNIRSTMMACPESKAKKGEVLSQGFLQNYNSKLPLVVYSPKGYGVKYRVWSTTVDKKNATKIEK